A window of the Schlesneria paludicola DSM 18645 genome harbors these coding sequences:
- a CDS encoding glutamine synthetase III family protein, giving the protein MSGSTARFQAIQAVTKYQALSEPLNFAATTMAEVFGSNVFSTKVMKDRLPKSVFKSVMKTIESGEPLDPAVADTVAAAMKDWAIEKGATHYAHVFYPLTGLTAEKHDSFLAPDGLGGAVNEFSGSALTQGEPDASSFPSGGIRATFEARGYTAWDVTSPAYILENLNGTTLVIPTAFFSWTGEALDKKTPLLRSMKALNTQAQRVLKLFGHKNIPLVTASAGPEQEYFLIDRNFFFARPDLINAGRTLFGAMPPKGQEFCDQYFGAIPDRVLACMLETERELFKLGVPVKTRHNEVAPSQYEIAPIYENANVAADHQQLLMLTLKKVAAKYGLECLLHEKPFAGVNGSGKHLNWSLGNAVQGNLLDPGKTPHENMQFLVFCAAVIRAVHKHSALLRAVVAHAGNDHRLGANEAPPAIISIFLGEQLADVFEQIKKSGSASSSKQAGLMNVGVDTLPPLPKDAGDRNRTSPFAFTGNKFEFRAVGSSQSLSGPLVALNTIMTESLDYIATELEKSTGGDPAKLASSVQTLLKSIINEHGSVVFNGDGYSEEWHAEAKKRGLPNNKQTIDALPAITDPAVVSMMEKYKVLTPREVASREEIYFEQYVLTLNVEARITHEIAKTIIYPAAVRYQSELAAASANCKAAGVDFDAALLIKLSGLIKTLNEKTAALEHLNEEGGHGGHGVSNPKKAAERCALKVKPAMDAVRAVVDELETIVADDHWPLPTYQEMLFIK; this is encoded by the coding sequence ATGAGTGGAAGTACGGCTCGTTTTCAGGCAATCCAGGCAGTTACGAAGTACCAAGCCCTTTCCGAGCCATTGAATTTCGCCGCGACGACGATGGCCGAGGTCTTCGGTTCGAATGTCTTCAGCACGAAGGTGATGAAAGACCGATTGCCTAAGAGCGTCTTCAAATCCGTCATGAAGACGATTGAATCCGGCGAGCCACTTGACCCCGCGGTCGCGGACACCGTCGCCGCTGCCATGAAAGACTGGGCCATTGAAAAAGGGGCGACGCACTATGCGCACGTCTTCTACCCCTTGACGGGCCTGACCGCTGAAAAGCACGACAGCTTCCTGGCCCCTGATGGCCTGGGCGGCGCCGTCAACGAATTCAGCGGATCAGCACTGACACAGGGCGAACCAGACGCTTCCAGCTTCCCTTCAGGCGGCATCCGCGCCACGTTCGAAGCCCGTGGCTATACCGCTTGGGACGTGACAAGTCCTGCCTACATTCTCGAAAACCTGAATGGAACCACGCTGGTCATTCCCACCGCGTTCTTCTCGTGGACCGGCGAAGCGCTCGACAAGAAGACGCCTTTGCTGCGATCGATGAAGGCGTTGAACACCCAGGCACAGCGCGTGCTAAAGCTGTTCGGACATAAAAACATTCCGCTCGTCACAGCCTCGGCCGGCCCCGAGCAAGAATACTTCCTGATCGACCGCAATTTCTTCTTTGCTCGCCCTGACTTGATCAATGCCGGCCGTACCCTGTTTGGTGCCATGCCGCCCAAGGGACAGGAATTCTGCGATCAGTACTTTGGTGCGATTCCCGATCGCGTCCTCGCTTGCATGCTCGAAACGGAACGTGAACTGTTCAAGTTAGGCGTGCCCGTCAAGACGCGTCACAACGAAGTCGCTCCGAGCCAGTACGAAATCGCCCCGATCTACGAAAACGCGAACGTCGCTGCTGACCATCAGCAATTGTTGATGCTGACACTGAAGAAAGTGGCCGCAAAGTACGGTCTAGAATGCCTGCTGCACGAAAAGCCATTTGCTGGCGTTAACGGTTCGGGCAAGCACCTGAACTGGTCGCTGGGAAATGCCGTTCAAGGCAACTTGCTCGACCCGGGCAAGACACCGCACGAAAACATGCAGTTCCTGGTCTTCTGTGCGGCAGTGATTCGTGCCGTTCATAAACACAGTGCACTGCTACGCGCCGTCGTGGCTCACGCAGGCAACGATCATCGCCTGGGTGCCAATGAAGCTCCTCCGGCAATTATCTCGATCTTCCTTGGCGAACAGCTTGCTGATGTGTTCGAGCAGATCAAGAAGAGCGGTTCGGCATCGAGCAGCAAGCAAGCGGGGCTGATGAATGTCGGTGTCGACACGCTGCCTCCATTGCCGAAAGATGCTGGCGATCGAAACCGCACCAGCCCGTTCGCCTTCACCGGCAACAAGTTCGAATTCCGTGCTGTCGGTTCAAGTCAGTCACTGTCGGGACCGCTGGTGGCGTTGAATACGATCATGACAGAATCTCTCGATTACATCGCAACGGAACTGGAGAAGTCCACCGGCGGCGATCCAGCGAAGCTTGCCAGCTCGGTCCAGACGCTGCTCAAATCGATCATCAACGAACATGGCTCCGTGGTGTTCAACGGCGACGGTTACTCGGAAGAATGGCATGCCGAAGCCAAGAAACGCGGCCTGCCAAACAATAAGCAGACGATCGATGCACTTCCCGCCATCACCGATCCCGCCGTCGTGTCGATGATGGAAAAGTACAAAGTCTTGACCCCTCGTGAAGTTGCGAGCCGCGAAGAGATCTACTTCGAGCAGTACGTGTTGACGCTGAATGTCGAAGCACGCATCACGCATGAAATCGCGAAGACGATCATCTACCCAGCCGCCGTCCGATACCAGTCGGAACTCGCTGCCGCGTCTGCAAACTGCAAGGCAGCAGGAGTCGACTTCGACGCCGCGTTGCTGATCAAGCTGAGCGGATTGATCAAGACGTTGAACGAAAAGACGGCTGCGTTGGAACACTTGAACGAAGAAGGTGGTCACGGCGGACACGGCGTCAGCAATCCGAAAAAGGCGGCCGAACGCTGTGCGTTGAAGGTCAAGCCAGCCATGGATGCCGTGCGTGCTGTCGTCGACGAACTTGAAACAATCGTTGCCGACGATCACTGGCCACTGCCAACGTACCAGGAAATGCTGTTCATCAAGTGA
- a CDS encoding Mrp/NBP35 family ATP-binding protein, whose protein sequence is MVSDAQLTQTIQSLKDPEIGRNFGELEMLKGVRRSGEVVSVQIELPTPAYPGRERISGAISAAVKQSDPGVGQVDVEFSAVVRGAMSGGSFGLRAKNVIAVGSGKGGVGKSTVATTLAYGLKTLGCQVGLMDADVYGPSVPHMIGSTERPSAVKVMTKSGEEIERIQPVSSDGLKVISMGYFLKPDQAVIWRGPLLHRAITQFLKDTDWGELDYLIIDLPPGTGDISLTLSQTLGLAGAVVVCTPQQVALLDAVKAISMFNQVKIPVLGIVENMTGEIFGRGGAKSKAEELHIPFLGELPIDAGIRIRGDAGQISSLFSEENPSRKPLLHICEQVAMQIAKQLLVAPKMPTLEIL, encoded by the coding sequence ATGGTATCGGACGCTCAACTCACGCAAACAATTCAGAGCTTGAAAGATCCGGAAATCGGTCGCAACTTCGGCGAACTCGAAATGCTGAAAGGCGTTCGCCGGTCCGGCGAAGTCGTTTCGGTGCAAATCGAGTTGCCCACGCCCGCTTATCCTGGACGTGAACGTATTTCTGGAGCCATTTCTGCAGCTGTGAAGCAGTCCGATCCTGGGGTCGGGCAAGTTGATGTGGAATTCTCGGCGGTCGTCCGCGGGGCCATGTCGGGTGGTTCGTTCGGTCTCCGTGCCAAGAACGTCATTGCCGTGGGCAGTGGAAAAGGCGGGGTCGGCAAGAGCACCGTCGCGACGACTCTGGCGTATGGCCTGAAGACGCTCGGCTGCCAGGTGGGACTTATGGACGCGGACGTCTACGGCCCTAGCGTGCCACATATGATTGGTTCCACCGAACGGCCCTCGGCCGTGAAAGTGATGACCAAGTCGGGCGAAGAGATTGAGCGAATTCAGCCGGTCTCGTCGGATGGCCTTAAGGTCATTTCGATGGGATATTTTCTGAAGCCGGATCAGGCCGTGATTTGGCGCGGCCCACTGCTGCATCGTGCGATCACGCAGTTTTTGAAAGACACAGACTGGGGCGAGCTTGACTACCTGATCATCGATCTCCCGCCGGGTACGGGTGATATCTCGCTGACACTGTCACAAACGCTCGGGCTCGCGGGTGCCGTCGTTGTCTGCACCCCACAACAGGTCGCGTTGCTCGATGCCGTCAAGGCGATCAGCATGTTCAATCAGGTGAAGATTCCGGTGCTCGGAATCGTTGAGAATATGACGGGTGAGATTTTCGGTCGCGGCGGCGCCAAGTCGAAAGCCGAAGAACTGCACATTCCCTTCCTGGGTGAACTGCCGATCGACGCAGGAATCCGGATTCGAGGGGATGCTGGGCAGATTTCAAGCTTGTTCAGCGAAGAGAATCCCTCACGAAAACCGCTGCTGCATATTTGTGAGCAGGTGGCCATGCAAATCGCCAAGCAACTGCTGGTTGCTCCTAAAATGCCGACCCTGGAAATCCTGTGA
- a CDS encoding DUF1549 and DUF1553 domain-containing protein, with protein sequence MAMVRESIRHGLQFLALVLCVIASAMAQETPKFTESERNHWAFRPVERSVVPRIDSTQESPTGDSTVRSPIDCFIADRLQHEGVHLADAASRTTLIRRLTFDLIGLPPSPPDVAEFLDDQSPDAYERLVDRLLASPHYGEAAGRDWLDVVRFAETAGFKEDPLRPRAYTYRDYVIRAFNRDLPFDRFVEDQLAGDELFPDDPESLAATAYCRMWPDESNASNILLARQTSLDDLTGNVGAVFLGLSIGCAQCHDHKFDPILQTDFYQLQAFFSGIVLEDRSAVGTHLQLDEFRRAERAWLDETASLRRELNQLERPARVKMQGERRMKFPPEVLEALDTPIEDRTTMQRQLAFWSARQMGVKEDDIPRHLEDAARARRDELLAKLAEASKSQPVAPSRTEVMAISELTTSPPATCRMENGSYDKPREVVEPHFPVVLRSDITPGPLAIVPPSSQTSGRRSFLARWFAAASHPLTHRVWINRIWQTHFGQGLVSNANDFGTQSPKPSLSALLDWMTSDFIEHGFASKRIHRRIVESATYRQQTKTVSLASARSSDYCGFVRRRLSSERIRDAWLMASGQLNDAMYGPGIRPGLPPNFSNYEWKLSEPSQQVRRSIYIFAKRNLPYPLMAAFDFPDMHESCGCRTKTTIAPQALMLLNNQIVIHAGRELASRSSASAQSADPAEKVRQAWQMTFGRAATDAELESAVRFLFDQQTVIADLSATSTESSLPPSSAGTADEKRSANAAEAFADLCHALLNANEFLFVE encoded by the coding sequence ATGGCGATGGTTCGCGAATCGATACGACACGGTCTTCAATTCCTGGCGCTAGTCTTGTGCGTGATCGCTTCGGCGATGGCGCAAGAGACGCCAAAGTTCACGGAATCGGAGCGAAATCACTGGGCGTTCCGCCCCGTTGAACGGAGCGTCGTCCCAAGGATTGATTCGACTCAGGAATCGCCAACAGGCGATTCGACGGTTCGAAGTCCAATCGATTGCTTCATCGCAGACCGCCTGCAACATGAGGGGGTCCATTTGGCTGATGCGGCCAGCCGCACGACACTCATTCGGCGTCTCACATTCGATCTGATCGGCCTGCCGCCGTCGCCGCCGGATGTGGCCGAGTTTTTGGACGATCAATCACCCGATGCTTACGAACGATTGGTGGACCGACTGCTGGCGAGCCCACATTACGGCGAAGCAGCAGGACGTGATTGGCTCGATGTCGTTCGATTCGCGGAAACAGCGGGATTCAAAGAAGATCCGCTCAGGCCCCGTGCGTACACCTACCGTGACTACGTCATTCGGGCATTCAATCGTGACTTGCCATTCGACCGATTTGTCGAGGATCAATTGGCGGGCGACGAACTCTTTCCAGATGATCCCGAGTCTCTGGCGGCGACGGCGTACTGCCGCATGTGGCCCGATGAAAGTAACGCTTCGAATATCCTGCTCGCGCGTCAGACCTCACTCGATGATCTGACAGGAAATGTCGGCGCGGTATTCCTTGGGCTGTCGATTGGATGCGCTCAATGTCACGACCACAAATTCGATCCCATTCTGCAGACCGATTTCTACCAGTTGCAGGCATTTTTCTCGGGAATCGTCCTCGAAGACCGTAGTGCCGTTGGAACTCATTTGCAACTCGACGAGTTTCGTCGCGCGGAACGCGCCTGGTTGGATGAAACGGCCAGTCTGCGGCGTGAACTGAACCAGCTGGAACGACCGGCACGCGTCAAGATGCAGGGCGAAAGGCGGATGAAGTTCCCCCCGGAAGTCCTTGAGGCCCTCGACACGCCCATCGAAGACCGCACAACGATGCAGCGTCAACTGGCATTCTGGTCGGCGCGGCAGATGGGAGTCAAAGAGGACGACATTCCCAGGCATCTCGAAGATGCGGCACGTGCACGGCGTGACGAGCTCTTGGCAAAACTGGCCGAGGCCTCAAAAAGCCAGCCGGTTGCTCCTTCGCGGACAGAGGTCATGGCTATCAGTGAATTGACCACATCGCCACCTGCGACCTGCCGGATGGAAAATGGAAGTTATGACAAACCGCGTGAAGTGGTTGAACCCCATTTTCCCGTCGTTCTCAGGAGCGACATCACCCCCGGGCCCCTTGCGATCGTGCCCCCTAGTTCGCAGACGTCGGGGCGACGGTCGTTCCTGGCGCGCTGGTTTGCGGCCGCAAGTCATCCACTGACACACCGTGTCTGGATCAATCGAATCTGGCAAACGCATTTCGGTCAGGGACTCGTCTCGAACGCGAATGATTTTGGCACTCAGTCGCCCAAGCCGTCTCTGTCTGCATTGCTCGATTGGATGACGAGCGATTTCATTGAGCACGGATTCGCGTCAAAACGGATCCATCGACGGATTGTGGAGTCGGCGACCTATCGCCAGCAAACAAAGACGGTGTCTCTGGCCAGTGCTCGCTCGTCGGACTATTGCGGCTTCGTTCGTCGTCGCCTTTCCTCTGAGCGGATCCGTGACGCGTGGTTGATGGCGTCGGGGCAGCTCAACGATGCGATGTATGGCCCTGGGATTCGTCCTGGATTGCCACCAAACTTCAGCAACTACGAATGGAAATTGAGCGAACCATCACAGCAGGTTCGGCGTTCGATCTACATTTTTGCGAAACGAAATCTGCCCTATCCGTTGATGGCCGCATTTGATTTTCCCGATATGCACGAATCGTGTGGCTGTCGCACGAAGACGACCATCGCACCGCAAGCACTGATGCTGCTGAACAATCAGATTGTGATTCATGCGGGACGAGAACTCGCCTCGCGTTCGAGTGCCTCTGCCCAGTCGGCCGATCCTGCTGAGAAGGTTCGGCAGGCCTGGCAGATGACGTTCGGGCGAGCTGCGACGGACGCAGAATTGGAGTCGGCAGTCCGCTTCTTGTTTGACCAGCAAACCGTGATCGCAGATCTGTCGGCGACATCCACCGAGTCGTCGCTACCGCCGAGTTCGGCGGGCACGGCGGATGAAAAACGATCGGCGAATGCCGCTGAAGCATTCGCCGATCTCTGTCACGCTCTACTCAACGCAAACGAATTTCTGTTTGTCGAATGA
- the hflX gene encoding GTPase HflX, whose translation MAEPIREELQVQHRTAVLVSVPDPTRKLGKERALDELKGLVKTAGVKVVGELVQLRGRPHPGTCLGKGKIEELKDLVDATGAELIIFDNNLTPSQGRHLELETKRIIVDRSELILDIFATHARSAEARLQVELAQLQYTRTRLKRMWTHLERIEGGIGASRGPGEKQIETDRRIIDQRIDELKLRLAEVEVRRERMVRQRESHSLVSVVGYTNAGKSTLMNALTGADVYVANQLFATLDTRTRKWTIPSWGELLLSDTVGFVRDLPHSLVASFKSTLEEARQADLLLHVVDASNPEAEQQAETVEQVLNEIGVEIRNYILVLNKVDAVQDRGVVDVLRAKYAHSVTVSALTGEGLDKLGLLVGELLGEGYVDAEVTTSAGNGKLFAFLAEHAEITDTQYVESTAILRCRISRNILWRVKGENTTVRVIDRPQPSFVN comes from the coding sequence TTGGCGGAACCCATTCGAGAAGAACTGCAGGTTCAGCATCGTACGGCGGTGCTGGTTTCAGTGCCCGATCCAACCCGAAAACTCGGCAAAGAAAGAGCGCTCGACGAGTTGAAGGGGCTTGTGAAAACCGCAGGTGTGAAAGTGGTGGGCGAACTGGTCCAACTACGCGGACGCCCACATCCGGGAACATGTCTTGGCAAGGGGAAAATCGAAGAGCTTAAAGACCTGGTCGATGCGACGGGCGCCGAACTGATCATCTTCGACAACAATCTAACTCCGTCACAGGGGCGGCATCTTGAGCTCGAAACGAAGCGGATCATCGTTGATCGTAGCGAACTGATTCTCGATATTTTCGCCACACATGCTCGGTCAGCCGAAGCACGTCTGCAGGTCGAACTCGCGCAGCTTCAGTACACGCGTACTCGTTTGAAACGGATGTGGACCCACCTGGAACGCATCGAAGGGGGTATCGGAGCCAGTCGAGGTCCTGGTGAAAAGCAAATTGAAACGGACCGCCGGATCATCGATCAACGGATTGATGAACTGAAGCTTCGGCTCGCCGAAGTCGAGGTTCGACGTGAACGCATGGTCCGTCAGCGTGAATCCCATTCGCTCGTTTCCGTCGTGGGATATACCAACGCGGGAAAAAGTACATTAATGAATGCGCTGACGGGGGCTGACGTCTATGTTGCCAATCAGCTCTTCGCCACGTTGGATACTCGCACGCGAAAATGGACGATTCCGTCGTGGGGTGAATTGCTGTTGAGCGATACCGTCGGATTCGTGCGTGATCTGCCACATTCACTGGTCGCATCATTCAAATCGACCTTGGAAGAGGCAAGGCAGGCCGATTTGCTGCTGCACGTCGTCGATGCCTCAAACCCTGAAGCCGAACAGCAGGCCGAGACAGTCGAGCAAGTTCTCAACGAAATCGGCGTCGAGATCCGGAATTACATTCTGGTGCTCAATAAGGTGGACGCTGTCCAAGATCGCGGTGTCGTCGATGTCTTGCGGGCGAAGTATGCGCATTCGGTGACCGTTTCGGCACTGACCGGTGAGGGGCTCGACAAACTCGGCTTGCTCGTCGGTGAACTTCTCGGTGAAGGGTATGTCGATGCGGAAGTCACTACGTCCGCAGGAAACGGCAAGCTCTTCGCGTTTCTGGCCGAACATGCGGAGATCACCGACACCCAGTATGTCGAATCTACTGCGATTCTTCGTTGTCGGATTTCGCGAAACATCTTGTGGCGTGTGAAGGGCGAGAATACGACCGTACGCGTCATTGATCGACCTCAACCGTCGTTCGTGAATTAA
- a CDS encoding NADPH:quinone reductase gives MKAAFIRETGAPSVIQFADVPDPVPGPTEVLVKVGAVSVNPIDTYIRAGAVAMISKFPYIIGADLAGTVESVGSEVKRFKAGDRVWGSNQGLFGRRGTFSELAAVDERWLYPTPARETDAEAAAGALVGLTAHVGLFLHANLAPGEVVFVNGGAGGVGSAVVQLAKAAGAFVITTAGSETSLAICKQLGADLVLDYNSHNLDDQIRAFSLPHGGVHLWFETQREPTLDRTVSAMAPRGRIVLMAGRAARPEFPVGPFYVKDLRIIGFAIFNGAPEEQRAAADKLNTLYEFNRWKPQVGKTMPLSEAAAAHQLQEDATVKRLGNLHGKIVLIPE, from the coding sequence ATGAAGGCCGCATTTATTCGTGAAACCGGTGCGCCATCGGTCATCCAATTTGCAGACGTCCCTGACCCCGTTCCTGGTCCGACGGAAGTGCTTGTCAAAGTCGGTGCCGTGTCGGTCAACCCGATCGATACGTATATTCGCGCGGGGGCCGTCGCGATGATCTCCAAATTTCCCTACATCATCGGAGCCGATCTGGCGGGAACGGTCGAATCTGTCGGCAGCGAAGTCAAGCGATTCAAAGCGGGCGATCGCGTCTGGGGAAGCAATCAGGGCCTGTTCGGCCGTCGTGGTACGTTCTCGGAACTCGCAGCGGTCGATGAACGCTGGCTATATCCGACACCGGCTCGAGAAACCGATGCGGAAGCCGCTGCCGGTGCATTGGTCGGCCTGACAGCGCATGTCGGTTTGTTTTTACACGCGAACCTGGCCCCGGGTGAAGTTGTCTTCGTCAACGGTGGTGCAGGCGGTGTGGGCTCGGCTGTGGTCCAGTTGGCGAAAGCGGCTGGTGCGTTTGTCATCACGACAGCCGGTAGCGAAACAAGCCTAGCCATCTGCAAACAACTCGGTGCCGATCTGGTGCTCGATTACAATTCACACAACCTGGATGATCAGATTCGTGCGTTCAGCTTACCTCACGGCGGCGTTCACTTGTGGTTCGAGACCCAGCGCGAGCCGACGCTAGACCGCACGGTGTCGGCGATGGCACCACGAGGCCGAATCGTCCTGATGGCGGGTCGCGCGGCGCGGCCTGAATTTCCTGTCGGACCATTCTATGTCAAAGATCTGCGAATCATTGGCTTTGCGATCTTTAATGGAGCTCCAGAAGAACAGCGGGCTGCGGCGGATAAATTGAATACGCTCTACGAATTCAATCGTTGGAAACCACAAGTTGGCAAAACCATGCCGCTCAGTGAAGCCGCCGCCGCCCATCAACTGCAGGAGGATGCCACAGTGAAACGCCTCGGCAATCTGCATGGCAAGATTGTACTGATCCCCGAGTAA